The following are from one region of the Segatella oris genome:
- a CDS encoding PcfK-like family protein → MKGTEHFKDVIQNYLETRASYDELFAESFHKENKSIDECITYILTEVQRMGCAGLSDEEVYSLAVHYYDEDNIEVGKYINCQVVVNHTIELTEEEKAEARKKAIERYQAEEYRKLTTKKPKVEKQVEQQIAQPSLFEF, encoded by the coding sequence ATGAAAGGTACAGAACATTTCAAGGACGTTATCCAAAACTATTTGGAAACGAGAGCATCATACGATGAACTCTTTGCGGAGAGTTTCCACAAAGAGAACAAGAGCATAGACGAGTGTATTACCTACATCTTGACGGAAGTCCAAAGAATGGGGTGTGCAGGTCTGTCCGATGAGGAGGTATATTCCCTTGCCGTGCATTATTACGACGAGGATAACATCGAGGTGGGCAAGTACATCAACTGCCAAGTCGTGGTAAACCATACTATCGAACTCACGGAGGAGGAAAAAGCGGAAGCAAGAAAAAAGGCTATCGAGCGATACCAAGCAGAAGAATACCGCAAACTTACCACCAAGAAACCCAAAGTGGAGAAGCAGGTGGAACAGCAGATAGCACAACCCTCACTATTCGAGTTTTAA
- a CDS encoding antirestriction protein ArdA, whose translation MEATDLNEARIYVGTYAKYNNGSLQGEWVELSDFYDLDGFMKRCAEIHEDEEEPEYMFQAWEEIPDSLIDESHLEETFFELRDELDRLNDKEKEAFWIWADGNNIQLTQDAYSLVKSFQSDYIGNYASKEDFAEELAKMENELSDFALNYFDFSKYADDLFCTDFWYKDGYVFRNN comes from the coding sequence ATGGAAGCAACGGATTTGAACGAAGCACGCATCTATGTAGGCACTTATGCCAAGTACAACAACGGCTCATTGCAGGGCGAATGGGTGGAACTTTCGGACTTCTACGACTTGGACGGCTTTATGAAGCGTTGTGCCGAGATACACGAGGACGAGGAAGAACCCGAATATATGTTCCAAGCGTGGGAAGAAATCCCCGATAGTCTGATAGACGAGAGCCATTTGGAGGAAACCTTCTTTGAACTTCGGGACGAATTGGACAGACTGAACGACAAGGAGAAAGAAGCCTTTTGGATATGGGCAGATGGCAACAACATCCAACTCACCCAAGACGCATACAGCCTTGTAAAATCTTTCCAATCCGACTACATAGGAAATTATGCAAGCAAGGAAGATTTTGCGGAGGAACTTGCGAAAATGGAGAATGAATTATCCGATTTTGCACTGAATTACTTCGACTTCTCCAAATATGCCGATGACCTTTTTTGTACGGACTTTTGGTATAAGGATGGCTATGTATTTCGGAACAACTAA
- a CDS encoding PcfJ domain-containing protein: MKPRNKFEKAVLAESKHLRPITKTQSKWAFRACIDHFAYRLPKGRTTCMDCGHSWTMVKSMDTCTCPHCKARLQVKETFERKIRQRQYFTILTTCGEYQVLRMFLLSVEMEKGCKASSYTIEIGQYWWNAQGRKKIVAVQRVLGRYIDTFSYCSPMAVRNDNEAYRHISYSPIYPKFKATEALRRNGFKNDFHDIAPTVLIPALLSDSRAETLIKAGKTEHLKYFLDNSRAFDACWQSYKVATRNGYDIEDISIWCDYVDMLRRLGKDIHNPKYVCPTDLHREHDLRQHELRRQREKEEKAKKRKKAMEDERRFHELKSKFFGISFTDGTIQVHVLESVREHLEEGVAMHHCVFDNAYYLKENSLILSATIEGKRIETIEVNLDTLKVVQSRGVCNQNTEYHDQIVSLVNANRKLIRQRMKATA; this comes from the coding sequence ATGAAACCGAGAAACAAGTTTGAAAAGGCAGTACTTGCCGAGAGCAAACACCTTCGCCCGATAACCAAGACGCAGAGCAAATGGGCATTCCGTGCGTGCATAGACCATTTCGCCTACCGACTGCCCAAAGGTCGCACAACGTGTATGGATTGTGGACATAGTTGGACAATGGTAAAATCAATGGACACTTGCACCTGCCCCCATTGTAAGGCAAGGTTGCAGGTCAAGGAAACCTTTGAACGCAAGATAAGACAGAGGCAATACTTTACGATACTTACCACTTGTGGAGAGTACCAAGTATTAAGAATGTTTCTTCTTTCTGTGGAAATGGAGAAAGGTTGCAAGGCATCATCATACACTATTGAAATCGGTCAGTATTGGTGGAACGCACAAGGACGAAAGAAGATTGTTGCCGTTCAGAGAGTATTGGGCAGATACATTGATACCTTTTCCTATTGCTCGCCTATGGCAGTGAGAAACGACAACGAAGCCTACCGCCATATATCGTACTCTCCGATATATCCTAAGTTCAAGGCTACGGAAGCACTCCGCAGGAATGGATTTAAGAATGATTTTCACGACATCGCACCAACTGTTCTCATTCCAGCCCTATTGTCCGACAGCCGTGCGGAAACATTGATTAAAGCAGGCAAAACCGAACACCTGAAATACTTTCTTGACAATTCGAGGGCATTTGACGCTTGTTGGCAATCCTATAAAGTCGCCACTCGCAACGGCTATGACATAGAGGACATTTCGATATGGTGCGACTATGTGGATATGCTCCGCAGATTGGGCAAGGACATACACAACCCAAAGTATGTTTGCCCCACCGACCTGCATAGGGAACACGACCTAAGACAACACGAACTCCGCAGACAAAGGGAAAAAGAAGAGAAGGCGAAGAAACGCAAAAAGGCAATGGAGGACGAGAGACGTTTCCACGAACTCAAATCCAAGTTCTTCGGTATCTCATTCACGGACGGCACAATCCAAGTCCACGTCTTGGAGAGCGTGCGGGAACATTTGGAAGAGGGTGTGGCAATGCATCATTGCGTATTCGACAATGCCTACTATCTCAAAGAGAACTCACTTATCCTTTCGGCTACCATTGAGGGCAAACGGATAGAAACGATTGAGGTCAATCTGGACACGCTCAAAGTGGTGCAAAGTCGTGGCGTATGCAATCAAAACACAGAATACCACGACCAAATCGTGAGCCTTGTCAATGCCAATCGCAAATTGATAAGGCAGAGAATGAAAGCGACAGCATAA
- a CDS encoding DEAD/DEAH box helicase, with product MENLIYKIKNGENIEEIVSFVLNRIYTNGPTNISDMEILSYLSLYQKDVFEKYKKSILNYIGAFYKGVESNTLKSKVFSLYRDCIWEEFAHLYTPVQANIVHNISNNKCFSFSAPTSTGKSYVFFNLIKESQHDVVIIVPSRALINEFYIKLNRSITDKSVNILTFIDKINTRKANRSIFIVTPERCRELFKYEDFNVELFLFDEAQLSDEESKRGLYFDSIVRRCQKSFPEAKFVFAHPFVANPDSQIKKNHFDEETSKAFRYEQKNVGQLFMCMDEERFYHFGVEKDLMGKTKVLCEDDPIEAAIRNGKSILFYVSKSSILNKSFLNKFEKYINLCADLNTEDVDIYLDNLKRYTGGDTIANKNYFSQMLSLLRRGIVIHHGSLPLQTRIIIEKFTKSGFCRLCFATSTLEQGINMPFDIVFLDRLEGSKPLSVKNLIGRAGRSTTDLDFDFGYVIINSSNKMSKFRSIMLQNETLDDVSALETETIHDDDYNTFKDAILNGTFSDDYNLTNSELQKLESNEVHDVVKKLLDFVFPDDTLININEISNDLKCKLDLYGYFITLYEMYLGRSLVDAERDVLSTAIKIMLWRVYGKTFKNICWYRYSYASKTQERELRERQGKNTNNIFASYFVSYNDIPNKMLKRYSLFKPNTLARDVDYDTIVYDTYDYLDKLIGFKLSDIYYAALKKYYLSNRDERALKLAKYIKYGTDNERYIWMLRYGMSYEDIEVLGEHIEDIDETQITFKPSINNVPEEDRAVINRFI from the coding sequence ATGGAAAACTTAATATATAAAATAAAAAACGGAGAGAACATTGAAGAGATAGTCTCGTTCGTACTAAATCGGATATATACTAACGGACCAACAAATATATCTGATATGGAGATCCTTTCATATCTATCCCTTTACCAGAAAGACGTTTTTGAGAAATACAAGAAATCAATACTCAACTATATAGGAGCTTTCTACAAAGGGGTAGAATCTAATACTCTTAAATCCAAGGTCTTTTCTTTATACCGTGATTGTATCTGGGAAGAATTTGCCCATTTGTACACACCTGTTCAAGCAAATATAGTACATAATATATCGAATAATAAGTGTTTTAGTTTCTCTGCGCCAACAAGTACTGGTAAATCGTATGTTTTTTTTAATCTAATAAAAGAATCTCAACACGATGTTGTGATTATTGTTCCGTCGAGGGCGTTGATAAATGAGTTTTATATTAAACTTAACAGATCTATTACTGACAAGAGTGTAAATATCCTTACATTCATTGATAAGATAAATACAAGAAAAGCAAATCGCAGTATCTTTATTGTAACTCCAGAAAGGTGCCGAGAACTATTCAAATACGAAGACTTTAATGTAGAACTTTTCTTATTTGATGAGGCACAATTAAGTGATGAGGAAAGTAAGCGAGGATTGTATTTTGATAGTATAGTAAGACGATGCCAAAAATCTTTTCCAGAGGCAAAATTTGTTTTTGCCCATCCATTTGTAGCGAATCCAGACTCCCAGATAAAGAAAAATCATTTTGATGAAGAAACATCTAAAGCATTTCGGTATGAACAGAAAAATGTTGGACAGCTATTCATGTGTATGGATGAGGAGAGATTCTATCATTTCGGAGTGGAAAAAGATTTAATGGGAAAAACAAAAGTTTTATGTGAAGATGATCCTATAGAGGCAGCCATCCGTAATGGTAAATCCATTTTGTTTTATGTGTCAAAATCTTCCATTCTCAACAAATCATTTCTCAATAAGTTTGAGAAATACATTAATCTTTGCGCAGATTTGAATACAGAAGATGTTGATATTTACCTTGATAATCTGAAAAGATATACTGGAGGAGATACTATTGCTAATAAAAATTATTTTTCGCAAATGTTATCTTTGCTAAGAAGAGGTATTGTTATTCACCATGGTTCTCTTCCTTTACAAACAAGAATTATAATAGAGAAATTCACAAAGTCTGGTTTTTGCCGTTTGTGCTTTGCTACATCAACATTGGAACAAGGCATCAATATGCCTTTTGATATTGTGTTTTTGGATAGACTTGAAGGAAGTAAGCCATTGTCGGTTAAGAATCTTATAGGAAGAGCAGGTCGTTCTACAACAGATTTGGATTTTGATTTCGGGTATGTTATTATCAATTCATCTAATAAGATGTCAAAATTTAGAAGTATAATGCTTCAGAATGAAACCCTTGATGATGTCTCTGCACTCGAAACAGAAACCATACACGATGATGATTATAATACTTTTAAGGATGCCATATTAAACGGCACATTTTCTGACGACTATAACCTAACAAATAGTGAACTACAGAAATTGGAAAGTAATGAAGTGCATGATGTAGTAAAGAAGCTCTTAGATTTCGTGTTTCCTGATGATACTCTTATTAATATAAATGAAATCAGCAATGATTTGAAATGCAAACTTGATTTGTATGGATATTTCATAACATTGTATGAAATGTATCTTGGCAGAAGTTTGGTAGATGCAGAGAGGGATGTATTATCGACAGCTATCAAAATAATGTTATGGCGTGTTTATGGGAAAACATTTAAGAATATCTGCTGGTATAGGTATTCTTATGCAAGCAAAACACAAGAGAGAGAACTAAGAGAGCGACAAGGAAAGAATACAAATAATATCTTCGCTAGTTATTTTGTTTCTTACAACGATATTCCTAATAAAATGCTCAAACGTTATTCTTTGTTTAAACCAAATACTCTTGCACGAGATGTTGATTACGATACTATCGTCTATGATACATATGATTATTTGGATAAATTGATTGGGTTTAAACTGAGTGATATATATTATGCAGCCCTGAAAAAATATTATTTATCAAATCGCGATGAAAGAGCTCTTAAATTAGCAAAGTATATTAAATATGGAACAGATAATGAACGATATATTTGGATGTTACGTTATGGAATGAGTTATGAGGATATTGAAGTCTTAGGTGAACATATTGAGGACATAGATGAAACGCAGATTACCTTCAAACCCTCTATAAATAATGTCCCAGAAGAAGATAGAGCAGTGATAAATAGATTTATATAA
- a CDS encoding glycoside hydrolase family protein, whose protein sequence is MRIGSKLLSLLFCLVCLSCLQLSAQDGRNTLLSLPPFERAVVCIKHFEGLHTWKDYPYVGYGHRLLPGERFTAAMTERQADSLLRADLMKRFASFQRFGKDALLLTVLSYNVGEYRLLGNGKRPKSILVRKLELGDRDIYREYVSFCRYKGKVLRGLIKRRKVEFTLFYVP, encoded by the coding sequence ATGAGGATAGGAAGTAAACTTCTCTCCTTATTGTTTTGCCTTGTTTGCTTGTCCTGCTTGCAGCTTTCTGCTCAAGACGGAAGGAATACACTTCTCTCTTTACCCCCTTTCGAGCGTGCCGTGGTCTGCATTAAGCACTTCGAGGGCTTACATACTTGGAAGGACTATCCTTATGTGGGTTACGGACATCGGCTTCTGCCCGGAGAGCGGTTCACGGCGGCGATGACGGAACGGCAGGCGGATTCCCTGCTTCGAGCAGACCTGATGAAGCGTTTTGCTTCGTTCCAAAGGTTTGGTAAAGATGCGCTCCTGCTCACCGTTCTATCCTACAATGTAGGCGAGTATCGCCTCTTGGGAAATGGCAAGCGACCGAAGAGTATCCTTGTCCGAAAATTGGAGTTGGGAGATAGGGATATTTACCGTGAATATGTCTCGTTCTGCCGATACAAGGGTAAAGTCCTCAGAGGTCTTATCAAACGGCGAAAGGTGGAATTTACCCTGTTTTATGTACCCTAA
- a CDS encoding DUF3872 domain-containing protein — translation MKKNILNTIWVMGVLSIAVFCLSACDHELDIQQAYPFTVETMPVQKHITKGQTAEIRCTLKRQGRFEEARYTIRYFQPDGRGRLKMDNGTVFKPNDRYPLNKEEFRLYYTSASTDQQTIDVYVEDNFGQTVKLSFEFNSQKDEEKEKKDEDRK, via the coding sequence ATGAAGAAGAATATATTGAATACGATTTGGGTAATGGGGGTACTCTCCATTGCCGTGTTTTGTCTATCTGCTTGTGATCACGAGTTGGATATTCAGCAGGCATACCCGTTCACGGTAGAGACGATGCCGGTGCAGAAGCACATCACAAAAGGGCAGACGGCAGAGATACGCTGCACGCTCAAACGGCAGGGACGGTTTGAAGAGGCACGCTACACCATCCGTTATTTCCAACCCGATGGCAGGGGGAGATTGAAGATGGATAACGGTACGGTCTTCAAGCCCAATGACCGCTATCCGCTCAACAAGGAAGAGTTCAGGTTATACTACACCTCCGCTTCCACCGACCAGCAGACAATAGACGTGTATGTGGAGGATAATTTCGGACAGACTGTGAAACTCTCGTTTGAGTTCAACAGTCAGAAGGATGAGGAAAAGGAGAAGAAGGATGAGGATAGGAAGTAA
- a CDS encoding toprim domain-containing protein — MDARQMREIPIADFLSAMGIHPTKQKGNALWYSAPYRTERTPSFKVDIAKNVWFDFGTGKGGDIFDLAGAFIGSEDFLLRAAFIAKSGTCPLSIIERPQRNEEKEPIFEDIWVRPLQDARLLGYLKERGINAHVAIPNCEEVRYRVHGKRYYAIGFRNDAGGLELRNRFFKGSIPPKDISLKCNSSDVCSVFEGFMDYLSAMQLGIIDSDWLVLNSVSNVEKAVKALQGYERIECFLDNDDAGRRTFQRLHARFGEKVIDRSSLYADHKDLNDYLLSQRQV; from the coding sequence ATGGATGCACGACAGATGAGAGAGATTCCCATTGCGGACTTCCTCAGCGCAATGGGGATTCATCCGACTAAACAGAAAGGAAATGCCTTGTGGTATTCCGCTCCGTACCGCACGGAGCGGACACCCTCTTTCAAGGTTGATATCGCCAAGAATGTTTGGTTCGATTTCGGGACGGGCAAAGGTGGCGACATCTTCGACTTGGCAGGAGCGTTCATCGGAAGCGAGGATTTTCTCCTGCGGGCGGCATTCATCGCAAAGAGCGGAACGTGTCCGCTTTCCATAATAGAACGTCCACAAAGGAATGAAGAGAAAGAACCCATCTTCGAGGATATATGGGTACGCCCGTTGCAAGATGCCAGACTGCTGGGCTACTTGAAAGAAAGAGGCATCAATGCCCACGTTGCCATCCCAAACTGCGAGGAGGTTCGATACCGGGTGCATGGCAAACGGTACTATGCCATCGGCTTTCGCAACGATGCCGGAGGATTGGAATTGCGCAACCGCTTTTTCAAGGGCAGCATACCGCCAAAGGACATTTCCTTAAAGTGTAACAGCTCGGACGTATGTTCCGTCTTTGAAGGTTTTATGGATTATCTCTCCGCTATGCAGTTAGGTATCATCGATTCGGATTGGCTTGTGCTTAATTCCGTATCCAATGTGGAGAAAGCGGTGAAAGCCTTGCAGGGATATGAAAGGATAGAATGCTTCCTCGACAATGACGATGCAGGACGAAGGACTTTTCAGAGATTGCACGCCCGCTTCGGGGAGAAAGTCATTGACCGTTCCTCGCTGTATGCAGACCATAAGGATTTGAATGACTATCTGCTGTCTCAAAGGCAGGTGTGA
- a CDS encoding conjugal transfer protein TraO yields the protein MRKLAFFLFIVSLALFAGQAHAQRCLPKMEGIRLTAGMADGCYSSSSKNETGYTFGASLATYTKGGHQWVLGAEYLRRYHPYRERRIPVEQFTGEGGFFFGVLSDGSKTFFLSAGISALAGYETVNGGEKRLFDGSTLRNKDGFIYGGAITLQAETYLSDHLVLLLYGRERCLWGGSTERFHAQYGVGMKIMLD from the coding sequence ATGAGAAAACTCGCATTTTTTCTGTTTATCGTGTCACTTGCCCTCTTTGCAGGGCAGGCGCACGCCCAGCGTTGTCTGCCCAAGATGGAAGGTATACGCCTGACCGCAGGCATGGCGGATGGTTGTTATTCTTCCTCTTCCAAGAATGAGACGGGCTATACGTTCGGGGCTTCGCTTGCCACCTACACCAAAGGCGGGCATCAATGGGTGCTTGGGGCGGAGTATCTCCGAAGATACCACCCCTATCGAGAAAGGCGTATACCTGTGGAGCAGTTCACGGGCGAGGGAGGTTTCTTCTTTGGGGTGCTTTCGGACGGAAGCAAGACCTTTTTCCTGTCAGCAGGTATTTCCGCCTTGGCGGGCTATGAGACGGTCAATGGCGGAGAGAAACGGCTCTTTGACGGCTCGACACTACGCAATAAAGACGGTTTTATCTACGGTGGGGCAATCACCCTACAGGCGGAGACCTATCTGAGTGACCACCTTGTACTGCTGCTCTATGGCAGGGAACGTTGCCTGTGGGGAGGCTCTACGGAGCGTTTCCATGCCCAGTACGGTGTCGGAATGAAAATCATGCTGGACTGA
- the traN gene encoding conjugative transposon protein TraN, whose product MKRTVLAIALMLGAVCANAQETTSTGDLYEGLTRKIGFERMIPPHGLEITYDKTVHIIFPSAVRYVDLGSPNLIAGKADGAENVIRVKATVKDFHEETNMSVITEDGAFYTFNVKYANEPLLLNVEMADFIHDGESVNRPNNAMEVYLKELGSESPMLVRLIMKSIHKEDRRAVKHIGSKSFGIQYLLKGLYSHNGLLYFHTELRNKSNVPFDIDFITFKIVDKKVAKQTAMQEQVLLPLRAYNYITCVAGQKSERTVFTLQKFTIPDDKQLIVEMHEKNGGRHQSFVVENEDLVRAREINELKVK is encoded by the coding sequence ATGAAAAGAACAGTTTTAGCCATCGCCCTGATGCTGGGCGCAGTCTGTGCGAACGCACAGGAAACAACCTCAACGGGAGACCTCTATGAGGGGCTGACCCGCAAAATTGGCTTTGAGCGGATGATACCACCCCACGGTTTGGAAATTACCTACGATAAGACGGTGCACATCATCTTCCCCTCTGCCGTGCGCTATGTGGATCTGGGTTCGCCCAACCTCATTGCGGGGAAGGCGGACGGGGCGGAAAACGTCATCCGTGTGAAGGCGACGGTCAAGGACTTCCACGAAGAGACGAACATGAGCGTCATCACCGAAGACGGGGCATTTTACACCTTTAATGTCAAGTATGCCAACGAGCCGCTGTTACTCAATGTGGAAATGGCAGACTTCATCCACGATGGGGAGAGCGTAAACCGTCCGAACAACGCCATGGAGGTCTATCTCAAGGAACTCGGAAGCGAAAGCCCGATGCTGGTAAGGCTCATCATGAAATCCATTCACAAGGAGGACAGGCGGGCGGTGAAGCACATCGGCAGCAAGTCCTTCGGTATTCAGTACCTGCTCAAAGGGTTGTATTCGCACAACGGACTGCTGTACTTCCATACGGAACTGCGCAACAAGTCCAACGTGCCGTTCGACATCGACTTCATCACGTTCAAAATCGTGGACAAGAAGGTCGCCAAGCAGACTGCCATGCAGGAGCAGGTGCTGCTTCCGCTGCGTGCCTACAACTACATCACCTGCGTGGCGGGGCAGAAGAGCGAACGCACGGTATTCACCCTGCAAAAGTTCACCATCCCCGATGACAAGCAGCTCATTGTGGAGATGCACGAGAAGAACGGCGGAAGACACCAATCCTTTGTCGTGGAGAACGAAGACCTTGTGCGTGCGAGGGAAATCAATGAACTCAAAGTGAAGTGA
- the traM gene encoding conjugative transposon protein TraM, translating to MFPFKRKTASDTSTSPELTEEERQRRKKFVIYPLMFLLFAGSMWLIFAPSEKEEEKQAKGFNTEVPDPTAAELIGDKKKAYEKEMMEEKEQERSRAMQSLSSMFGEMTGGQPEQSSEELALKTDLSERDNGFGSRTAAPQDGFHASASAYQDINRTLGSFYEAPREDPEKEELRARLAELENRMSSEQQSPAITVNDQMALLEKSYQLAAKYMPSGGGQSSSNMALASDGETASEGKAVVTTRNGKAVAFPVSPVSEQVVSALAQPMSDSTFRSEYVKERNYIFHTAIGTAPLTEKNTISACVHTRQTVTDGQTVRFRLLEPMLVSGREIPRNTSVAGVAKIQGERLNVLISSLEYHGNIIPVELAVYDTDGQAGIFIPGSMERSAAKEIVAGMGTSAGSSMNFSTDAGAQLAADLGKGLIQGTSQYFSKKMRTVKVHLKAGYKVLLYQSDNK from the coding sequence ATGTTCCCATTCAAAAGAAAGACAGCCTCCGATACGAGCACCTCGCCTGAGCTGACGGAGGAAGAGAGACAAAGGCGAAAGAAGTTTGTCATCTATCCCCTGATGTTCCTGCTTTTTGCAGGCTCTATGTGGCTCATCTTCGCTCCATCGGAGAAAGAAGAGGAGAAACAGGCGAAGGGATTCAACACGGAAGTACCCGACCCGACAGCAGCCGAACTGATCGGTGATAAGAAGAAAGCCTACGAGAAAGAGATGATGGAGGAGAAAGAGCAGGAGCGCAGCCGCGCGATGCAGAGTCTGAGTTCCATGTTCGGGGAGATGACAGGAGGACAACCGGAGCAGAGTTCCGAAGAGTTGGCATTAAAGACGGATTTGTCGGAAAGAGATAACGGCTTTGGCTCTCGCACTGCTGCTCCGCAAGACGGCTTTCACGCCTCTGCATCAGCCTACCAAGACATCAACCGCACGCTCGGCAGTTTCTATGAAGCACCGAGGGAAGACCCTGAAAAGGAAGAACTGCGTGCCCGATTGGCAGAGTTGGAAAACCGTATGAGCAGCGAACAGCAGTCGCCCGCCATAACCGTGAACGACCAGATGGCACTACTTGAAAAGTCCTATCAGTTGGCGGCAAAATATATGCCGTCGGGCGGTGGACAGTCCTCTTCCAATATGGCATTGGCATCGGACGGGGAGACGGCTTCCGAAGGGAAAGCGGTCGTAACTACCCGAAACGGGAAGGCGGTAGCCTTTCCCGTTTCCCCCGTGAGCGAACAAGTGGTGTCGGCTCTGGCACAGCCGATGAGCGACTCGACTTTCCGCTCCGAATATGTCAAGGAGAGGAACTACATATTCCATACCGCCATCGGAACAGCCCCGCTGACGGAGAAGAATACCATCTCCGCCTGTGTGCATACCCGGCAGACGGTTACGGACGGGCAAACGGTACGTTTCCGTCTCTTGGAGCCGATGCTGGTATCCGGTAGGGAAATCCCTCGGAACACCTCGGTGGCCGGCGTGGCGAAGATACAGGGTGAACGCCTGAACGTACTCATCTCTTCGCTGGAATATCACGGGAACATCATCCCCGTGGAGTTGGCGGTGTACGATACGGACGGACAAGCTGGGATATTCATCCCCGGCTCGATGGAGCGCAGTGCCGCGAAGGAGATTGTCGCAGGAATGGGTACTTCCGCAGGCAGCAGTATGAACTTCTCCACTGATGCGGGCGCACAGCTTGCCGCTGATTTGGGGAAGGGACTGATACAAGGCACCTCGCAGTATTTCTCTAAGAAAATGCGTACCGTCAAGGTGCATCTGAAGGCTGGTTACAAGGTATTGCTCTACCAATCGGACAACAAGTAA
- a CDS encoding TraL conjugative transposon family protein: protein MKKKSLFRMMQEGAEARLRRLCGRIPAHLRLYVVLTMLLFFAFLANYVFFSGLFRLFSDGDSEEEALPEIEHIEAPDVRRLYPKDSINLLKYYDYVPIQKKDSLRYEHLA, encoded by the coding sequence ATGAAAAAGAAAAGTCTGTTCCGAATGATGCAGGAGGGAGCGGAGGCAAGACTCCGCCGCCTGTGCGGACGCATCCCCGCTCATCTGAGGCTGTATGTCGTCCTGACGATGCTTCTTTTCTTCGCTTTCCTTGCCAATTATGTTTTCTTCAGCGGTTTGTTCCGCCTCTTCTCCGACGGAGACTCCGAGGAGGAAGCGTTACCAGAAATCGAGCATATAGAAGCTCCTGACGTAAGGCGGCTCTATCCCAAAGACAGTATCAACCTATTAAAGTATTACGATTATGTTCCCATTCAAAAGAAAGACAGCCTCCGATACGAGCACCTCGCCTGA
- the traK gene encoding conjugative transposon protein TraK, whose protein sequence is MEFKSLKNIETSFRQIRLFTLVVICLCAALAGYSVWSAYSFAEAQRQKIYVLDGGKSLMLALSQDLSQNRPAEAKEHVRRFHELFFTLSPDKSAIEGNISRALLLADKSAYNYYRDFSEKGYYNRIVAGNINQVVQVDSVLCDFDSYPYAVRTYARQMIIRATNVTERSLVTVCRLLNTSRSDDNPNGFNIEGFEIVENKDISTRKR, encoded by the coding sequence ATGGAATTTAAGTCATTAAAGAATATCGAAACGAGTTTCAGGCAGATACGCCTCTTTACCTTGGTCGTCATCTGCCTGTGTGCTGCCCTTGCGGGCTATTCGGTATGGAGTGCCTACTCCTTTGCCGAAGCCCAACGGCAGAAAATCTATGTGTTGGATGGCGGTAAGTCGCTGATGCTCGCCTTGTCGCAGGATCTGTCGCAGAACAGACCCGCAGAAGCCAAGGAGCACGTGCGCCGCTTCCACGAGTTGTTTTTCACTCTTTCGCCCGATAAGAGTGCCATCGAGGGGAATATCTCCCGTGCGCTGCTCTTGGCGGACAAGAGTGCCTACAATTACTATCGGGATTTCTCCGAGAAAGGATACTACAACCGTATCGTGGCAGGAAATATCAATCAGGTCGTGCAGGTGGACAGCGTTCTCTGTGACTTCGACAGCTATCCCTATGCGGTACGGACGTATGCCCGGCAGATGATTATCCGTGCGACCAACGTGACCGAGCGCAGTCTCGTGACCGTATGCCGCCTGCTCAATACGAGCCGCAGCGATGACAATCCGAATGGCTTCAATATCGAAGGATTCGAGATTGTGGAGAACAAGGACATCAGTACCCGTAAGCGATGA